A DNA window from Deinococcus malanensis contains the following coding sequences:
- a CDS encoding CPBP family intramembrane glutamic endopeptidase — protein sequence MTVPDAPTPPTTSWPEAAPEPVRGVRAVDGNRAALTLLVVQNLVSGVLIARGAPLGLSLLASAAVNVLVGLLLFRPALRALVQDSRWRTPPAWGLALGTFVLAFLASRAAILFFVTLFPESAESVPQFLSKGADLWLLLLAAGLLVPFLEEVAFRGLMLRGHERVAGFTIAAVTSSFAFSVAHGVPASIAGILPLAYALARVVQHSGSLWNAVIIHVLNNTLAVGLGALLTRERLGGALADPAQASELLENPALRVPLAAGSLLFGGVVLLVMHLWLTPRLDPQIEAARRGPWLSAAYVGVVLFGLMAAVMTLPAVRLMISSTLRGAQP from the coding sequence ATGACCGTCCCGGACGCACCGACGCCACCCACCACCAGCTGGCCAGAGGCCGCTCCTGAGCCCGTGCGTGGCGTACGCGCCGTCGACGGTAACCGCGCGGCTCTGACCCTGCTGGTGGTGCAGAATCTGGTCTCGGGGGTACTGATCGCGCGTGGCGCGCCGCTGGGCCTATCGCTGCTCGCGTCGGCCGCCGTCAACGTGCTGGTGGGACTGCTGCTGTTCCGGCCGGCCCTGCGCGCACTGGTGCAGGACTCGCGCTGGCGCACGCCGCCTGCCTGGGGGCTGGCCCTGGGTACCTTCGTGCTGGCGTTTCTTGCGTCGCGCGCGGCGATTCTGTTTTTCGTGACGCTGTTTCCAGAAAGTGCCGAGAGCGTTCCGCAATTTCTGAGCAAGGGTGCGGACCTGTGGCTGCTGCTGCTGGCGGCTGGGTTACTGGTGCCGTTCCTGGAGGAAGTCGCATTTCGTGGCCTGATGCTGCGGGGACACGAGCGTGTCGCCGGGTTCACCATTGCGGCCGTCACCTCGTCCTTCGCGTTTTCGGTCGCACATGGCGTGCCTGCCAGTATCGCGGGCATCCTGCCCCTGGCGTACGCCCTGGCACGGGTGGTGCAGCACAGCGGCAGCCTGTGGAACGCCGTCATCATTCATGTGCTGAACAACACCCTGGCGGTAGGTCTCGGAGCCCTGCTGACCCGTGAGCGGCTGGGCGGGGCCCTCGCGGACCCTGCTCAGGCCTCGGAACTGCTGGAAAACCCCGCGCTGCGTGTACCGCTGGCAGCCGGGTCGCTGCTATTTGGTGGGGTGGTGCTGCTGGTTATGCATCTGTGGCTGACGCCGCGCCTGGACCCACAGATAGAGGCAGCGCGCCGTGGTCCATGGCTGAGTGCGGCCTACGTCGGCGTGGTGCTGTTTGGGCTGATGGCCGCAGTCATGACGCTGCCCGCCGTGCGCCTGATGATCTCCAGCACGCTGCGTGGCGCGCAGCCGTGA
- a CDS encoding DUF1232 domain-containing protein, producing MTGWRRLQAAARRLRAELLAVSHAARDPQTPWPARALALLVLAYALSPIDLIPDFIPLLGLLDDLLLVPAGL from the coding sequence GTGACAGGCTGGCGCCGCCTGCAGGCCGCGGCGCGCCGGCTCAGGGCCGAATTGCTGGCGGTCAGTCACGCCGCACGTGACCCGCAGACTCCCTGGCCTGCCCGCGCTCTGGCCCTGCTGGTGCTGGCGTACGCCCTGAGCCCAATTGATTTGATTCCAGATTTTATTCCGTTACTGGGTCTGCTTGATGACCTGCTGCTGGTTCCCGCCGGGCTGTAG
- a CDS encoding DUF456 domain-containing protein, with protein MSLPFLIFLAAWVIGLIGTFVPVLPSTLVIFAGAAVAALLDGFQAGRDLPFLLVFLVIAVAAMLVDNLASAWGARRYGGSRQAAWGALIGGIAGIFLGPIGLIVGPLLGALLAELLVARRPMPEAMRSTWGTMVGLLTGLGAKLALHLLLGAYGLWHLWRHAGA; from the coding sequence ATGAGTCTGCCATTCCTGATTTTTTTGGCCGCGTGGGTCATTGGCCTGATCGGCACTTTCGTGCCGGTGCTGCCCTCCACACTGGTCATCTTTGCGGGCGCCGCCGTGGCGGCTCTGCTGGACGGCTTCCAGGCCGGGCGCGACCTGCCGTTCCTGCTGGTGTTTCTGGTTATCGCTGTGGCGGCCATGCTGGTCGACAATCTGGCCTCGGCCTGGGGGGCGCGCCGCTACGGCGGCAGCCGCCAGGCGGCCTGGGGGGCACTCATCGGAGGCATTGCCGGTATTTTCCTGGGGCCGATTGGCCTGATCGTGGGGCCTTTGCTGGGCGCCCTGCTGGCCGAGCTGCTGGTTGCCCGCCGCCCCATGCCCGAGGCCATGCGGTCGACCTGGGGAACCATGGTTGGGCTGCTGACCGGGCTGGGCGCAAAGCTGGCGCTGCACCTGCTGCTTGGCGCCTATGGCCTGTGGCATCTCTGGCGCCACGCCGGAGCATAG
- the fni gene encoding type 2 isopentenyl-diphosphate Delta-isomerase has protein sequence MTHLSSGPGLSVRKLRHIEACLLPESQYQGVTTGLETVPWPYRALPELNLADVDLGVTFLGHHLQAPLLIGAMTGGAERAGQINRNLAIAAQRLGIGLMLGSQRVMLERPEVAPTFQVRDVAPDVLLVGNLGGAQFLLGYGAEQAQQAVAQVGADALAIHINPLQEALQVGGDTRWAGLGAQLADLVPSLPFPVILKEVGHGLDARTVQAAAGMGFGALDVAGAGGTSWARVEELVYHGVVRRPDLCEIGVPTAQALRDARQQAPAVPLIASGGIRTGLDAARALLLGAQVVAVARPLLEPAMDSAEAVEAWLTGFLQELRVLLFVGGFADVSSLWASSS, from the coding sequence GTGACGCACCTATCGTCCGGCCCTGGCCTGAGTGTCCGCAAGTTGCGGCATATCGAGGCCTGCCTGCTCCCTGAAAGCCAGTATCAGGGAGTCACCACCGGCCTGGAGACGGTGCCCTGGCCTTACCGGGCCCTGCCGGAGCTGAATCTGGCAGACGTGGATCTGGGGGTCACCTTCCTGGGCCACCACCTGCAGGCCCCCCTCCTGATCGGGGCCATGACCGGCGGGGCTGAGCGCGCCGGGCAGATCAACCGCAACCTCGCCATTGCCGCACAGCGCCTGGGAATTGGCCTGATGCTGGGGTCCCAGCGTGTGATGCTGGAGCGCCCGGAGGTGGCCCCCACCTTCCAGGTCCGTGACGTCGCGCCGGACGTGCTGCTGGTCGGGAACCTGGGCGGGGCGCAGTTTCTCCTGGGCTACGGCGCCGAGCAGGCGCAGCAGGCTGTGGCGCAGGTCGGCGCCGATGCCCTGGCCATTCATATCAATCCGCTCCAGGAAGCCCTGCAGGTGGGCGGAGATACCCGCTGGGCGGGCCTGGGGGCGCAGCTGGCTGACCTGGTGCCGTCGCTGCCGTTTCCGGTGATTCTCAAGGAAGTCGGGCATGGTTTGGATGCCCGCACCGTGCAGGCGGCCGCTGGGATGGGCTTTGGTGCCCTGGATGTGGCGGGCGCAGGCGGGACCAGCTGGGCCCGGGTCGAGGAACTGGTTTACCACGGGGTCGTACGGCGCCCGGACCTGTGCGAAATCGGCGTGCCCACGGCCCAGGCCCTGCGCGACGCCCGGCAGCAGGCGCCAGCCGTTCCCCTGATCGCGTCAGGCGGAATCCGCACCGGACTGGACGCGGCTCGGGCGCTGCTGCTGGGCGCACAGGTGGTCGCGGTGGCCCGGCCGCTGCTTGAGCCGGCGATGGACAGCGCAGAAGCTGTAGAAGCCTGGCTGACCGGCTTCCTTCAGGAACTGCGCGTGTTGCTGTTCGTGGGTGGGTTCGCAGATGTCTCGTCGCTCTGGGCGTCCAGTTCCTGA
- a CDS encoding low temperature requirement protein A: MTHGEPDTIDIQEHEASSRAGAPAHSDQKVTWLELFFDLIFVVAFDQLAKRLGDSPHLENLGEFGLMFTAVWWAWAGNTMLAARYGNETRAYRWGTVAQLVSMGMLALTLRGDLKDTGLAFALAYGANRVLQVVIHFALAREVPGGAPFAQQTSAPLALAAGVWLVSAWLPGGSTLQILLWCAALLADLIIPAVVQARVGNGHSSLPHEGHLPERVGLLQIIALGAIVTEVVNGSRQQALSLVTLAPALSAILLTVALWRLYFDQARTLPLLGAHLEGQVQRMQAWLYGHLPFTLSVVMLGVGLGHGLSAVDAKKDALNQQFVAWPLAATLLTLSFLRWNSRRVARRHGLDRSLIALWVGALGSAALGFVDLDTVRLHGLVAAITVVVSVIVATDPVTRRLGELEEEVTEQLDEGEAPETIAQELDAQSDETSANPPTNSNTRSS; encoded by the coding sequence ATGACGCACGGTGAGCCCGATACCATCGATATTCAGGAGCACGAAGCGTCGAGCCGGGCTGGCGCCCCTGCCCACAGCGACCAGAAGGTTACGTGGCTAGAGCTGTTTTTCGACCTGATTTTTGTCGTGGCGTTTGACCAGCTGGCCAAACGTCTGGGTGACTCGCCCCACCTGGAAAATCTCGGTGAGTTCGGGCTGATGTTCACGGCGGTCTGGTGGGCCTGGGCGGGTAACACCATGCTCGCGGCGCGCTACGGCAATGAGACGCGCGCCTATCGCTGGGGGACGGTGGCGCAGCTGGTGTCCATGGGTATGCTGGCGCTAACCCTGCGGGGCGATCTGAAAGACACCGGGCTGGCGTTTGCCCTGGCCTACGGTGCCAACCGCGTCCTGCAGGTGGTGATTCACTTTGCCCTGGCCCGTGAGGTCCCTGGTGGGGCTCCTTTTGCCCAGCAGACCAGCGCTCCTCTGGCACTGGCCGCCGGAGTGTGGCTGGTCTCCGCCTGGCTCCCCGGCGGGTCAACGCTGCAAATCCTCCTGTGGTGTGCCGCGCTGCTGGCTGACCTGATCATTCCGGCCGTGGTTCAGGCTCGGGTAGGCAACGGGCACTCCAGCCTCCCCCATGAAGGGCACCTGCCCGAGCGGGTGGGCCTGCTCCAGATCATTGCGCTGGGGGCCATCGTCACGGAGGTCGTCAATGGCAGCCGGCAGCAGGCCCTGAGTCTGGTCACCCTGGCCCCCGCGCTGAGTGCCATCCTGCTGACGGTGGCCCTCTGGCGCCTTTATTTCGATCAGGCGCGCACCCTTCCGCTGCTGGGCGCCCACCTGGAAGGACAGGTCCAGCGCATGCAGGCGTGGCTCTATGGGCACCTGCCCTTCACCCTGAGTGTGGTCATGCTGGGCGTAGGCCTCGGCCATGGCCTCAGTGCTGTGGATGCCAAGAAGGACGCGCTGAATCAGCAGTTTGTAGCCTGGCCACTGGCCGCAACTCTGCTCACGCTGTCCTTCCTGCGCTGGAATTCGCGGCGCGTCGCGCGTCGCCATGGCCTGGACCGCAGCCTGATCGCCCTGTGGGTCGGGGCTCTGGGATCCGCGGCACTTGGATTTGTTGATCTCGATACTGTGCGCCTGCATGGACTGGTAGCCGCCATAACCGTGGTGGTCAGTGTGATTGTCGCCACTGACCCGGTCACCCGCCGTCTTGGAGAACTTGAAGAAGAAGTTACCGAGCAGCTGGACGAAGGAGAAGCCCCCGAGACCATCGCTCAGGAACTGGACGCCCAGAGCGACGAGACATCTGCGAACCCACCCACGAACAGCAACACGCGCAGTTCCTGA
- the ruvA gene encoding Holliday junction branch migration protein RuvA — protein MIAYLSGVVREVRDSSAVIVAGGVGYEVQCPAGTLGKLVVGQTAELSTRFVVREDAQLLFGFSDADSLKLFDLVTGVSGVGPKLGLSLLSAMPVSALAQGLMAGDAKLLSSVSGVGKKTAERLVLELQNKVPEHLAAAGVPAGARATPVSSTAGRDAIEALLALGFREAQVRGVVAELLGADPTQSADALIRKGLGRLR, from the coding sequence GTGATTGCTTACCTGTCCGGCGTCGTGCGTGAAGTAAGGGACAGCAGCGCCGTGATCGTTGCCGGCGGTGTCGGCTACGAGGTGCAGTGTCCTGCTGGAACTCTGGGCAAGCTGGTGGTCGGACAGACGGCCGAGCTGAGTACCCGCTTCGTGGTGCGTGAAGATGCCCAGCTGCTGTTCGGCTTTTCTGACGCCGACAGCCTCAAGCTGTTTGATCTGGTCACCGGGGTAAGTGGGGTGGGCCCCAAGCTGGGCCTGAGCCTGCTGTCGGCCATGCCGGTCTCGGCCCTGGCCCAGGGCCTGATGGCCGGTGACGCCAAGCTGCTGTCGAGTGTGTCCGGCGTTGGAAAAAAGACTGCCGAGCGGCTGGTCCTGGAGTTGCAGAACAAGGTTCCCGAACATCTGGCCGCGGCGGGCGTTCCAGCCGGCGCCCGGGCGACGCCGGTGTCGAGTACCGCTGGGCGCGACGCCATCGAGGCGCTGCTGGCTCTGGGTTTCCGGGAGGCCCAGGTCCGCGGCGTCGTGGCGGAACTGCTGGGCGCTGACCCTACCCAGAGCGCCGACGCGCTGATCCGCAAGGGTCTGGGGCGCCTGCGCTGA
- a CDS encoding GNAT family N-acetyltransferase, which translates to MLTPAPHHFEMVYVPLIRASRPTDRDALYDICLKTADSGQDGTHLYQDPELIGHVYAGPYLAHQPQFAFVLEDDLGASGYVIGALDTAAFNETLEREWWSALRLRYPDPTVSAPERSRDEAVMHQIHHPRPADPEITSAYPSHLHIDLLPRTQGGGHGRQLLFTLFEALREAGSPGVHLGVGGRNTNARAFYRHIGFQELQAMPDGGAVMGWKL; encoded by the coding sequence TTGTTGACACCCGCACCCCACCACTTTGAAATGGTGTACGTGCCTCTCATCCGCGCTTCGCGCCCCACGGACCGTGACGCCCTGTACGACATCTGCCTCAAAACAGCGGACAGCGGCCAGGACGGGACCCACCTGTACCAGGACCCGGAACTGATCGGGCACGTCTACGCCGGGCCGTATCTGGCCCACCAGCCGCAGTTCGCCTTTGTGCTGGAGGATGACCTGGGCGCCAGCGGCTATGTGATCGGCGCGCTGGACACGGCCGCGTTCAATGAAACCCTGGAGCGCGAGTGGTGGTCCGCGTTGCGTCTACGCTACCCCGACCCGACCGTGTCTGCCCCCGAGCGCAGCCGGGACGAGGCCGTCATGCACCAGATTCATCACCCGCGCCCGGCCGATCCCGAGATCACGTCGGCCTACCCTTCACACCTGCACATTGACCTGTTGCCCCGCACCCAGGGTGGGGGCCATGGACGGCAGCTGCTGTTCACCCTGTTCGAGGCGCTGCGCGAGGCCGGGTCTCCTGGGGTTCATCTGGGCGTGGGCGGACGCAACACCAACGCCCGGGCGTTCTACCGTCATATCGGCTTTCAGGAACTGCAGGCCATGCCCGATGGCGGGGCCGTGATGGGCTGGAAGCTGTAA
- a CDS encoding alpha/beta hydrolase family protein, with amino-acid sequence MTIPGLDLPALPGAERVTVPLPDGVLGGYGWAQPQLAPAVLLLHGWGQDASAMAGPARLFAQAGWHAVSLSSRGWRGSSGCDDYGRSGALQTRLALNWLSKQMAVQGPVVMLGFSMGGLIALLTATTQDTPATHVVAVSAPTDLRRVYETASLNILRRYYDAVLTPEQWQDGSPLTHAHTLKVPALLVVGTEDQVCPREEGRSFAAASGARLLEIGGMAHEPREPDWSAIVQETLAWARLS; translated from the coding sequence GTGACCATCCCCGGCCTGGATCTGCCTGCCCTTCCCGGCGCTGAGCGCGTCACGGTTCCCCTGCCGGACGGCGTCCTGGGCGGTTACGGCTGGGCGCAGCCCCAGCTGGCGCCCGCCGTACTGCTGCTTCATGGCTGGGGCCAGGATGCCAGCGCCATGGCCGGACCTGCGCGCCTGTTTGCCCAGGCCGGATGGCATGCGGTCAGTCTGTCCAGCCGCGGATGGCGAGGGTCCAGCGGCTGTGACGACTACGGACGCAGCGGCGCCCTCCAGACCCGGCTGGCCCTGAACTGGCTTTCCAAGCAAATGGCCGTGCAGGGTCCGGTTGTGATGCTCGGCTTCAGCATGGGGGGCCTGATCGCCCTGTTGACCGCAACGACCCAGGACACCCCTGCCACGCACGTGGTTGCAGTCAGCGCCCCGACTGACCTGCGCCGTGTCTATGAGACTGCTTCCCTGAACATCCTCAGGCGTTATTACGACGCCGTCCTGACACCTGAGCAATGGCAGGACGGCTCGCCGCTGACGCACGCGCACACCCTGAAAGTTCCCGCGCTGCTGGTGGTCGGCACCGAGGACCAGGTCTGTCCCCGGGAAGAAGGGCGCAGTTTCGCGGCGGCATCCGGGGCCCGCCTGCTGGAAATCGGCGGTATGGCCCACGAGCCCCGGGAGCCGGACTGGTCCGCCATCGTGCAGGAGACACTGGCCTGGGCCCGTCTGTCCTGA